One Vicinamibacterales bacterium DNA segment encodes these proteins:
- a CDS encoding class I SAM-dependent methyltransferase, which translates to MLARQIGHVMRTALRDGPAPLWLARRAIREFGAIQRTWELQSLVGEVRRLAPRVVVEIGTHHGGTLVCWAAVASASAHIVSIDMPTDDRNGWGTRDEDLGRVRARLKPAQRLTAIRGDSHAGETLARLHAALGGAAVDLLWVDGDHSLAGTKADFEMYGPLVRSGGVIAFHDVRASQRWPQFGSPEFWDTIKVRHRAHEYVADPRPGAGMGIGVIRV; encoded by the coding sequence GTGCTGGCCCGCCAGATCGGTCACGTGATGCGGACGGCGCTGCGCGACGGTCCGGCGCCGTTGTGGCTGGCCCGCCGCGCCATCCGTGAGTTCGGCGCGATTCAGCGGACGTGGGAGCTGCAGTCACTGGTTGGCGAGGTGCGGCGTCTGGCGCCGCGCGTCGTCGTGGAGATCGGAACGCACCACGGCGGCACGCTCGTCTGCTGGGCGGCGGTCGCGTCCGCCTCGGCGCACATCGTCAGCATCGACATGCCGACCGACGACCGGAACGGGTGGGGCACCCGCGACGAGGATCTGGGGCGGGTCCGCGCGCGGCTGAAGCCGGCACAGAGACTGACTGCCATCCGCGGCGATTCGCACGCCGGCGAGACACTGGCGCGCCTGCACGCGGCGCTCGGCGGCGCCGCGGTGGATCTGCTGTGGGTCGATGGCGACCATTCCCTGGCGGGGACGAAGGCGGATTTCGAGATGTACGGTCCGCTGGTGCGATCGGGCGGCGTCATTGCGTTCCACGACGTGCGCGCGAGTCAGCGCTGGCCGCAGTTCGGATCGCCGGAGTTCTGGGACACGATCAAGGTCCGGCATCGCGCGCACGAATATGTCGCCGACCCGCGGCCTGGGGCCGGTATGGGCATCGGCGTCATCCGCGTATGA